The following proteins are encoded in a genomic region of Burkholderia cepacia:
- a CDS encoding alpha/beta fold hydrolase, with protein MAGLMKRVLVSAAVIGGLFGAVAAQAAPTKDLKGTNVVLVHGAFADGSSWNRVIPLLEARGLHVVSVQNPLSSLADDAAATKRTIDEQRGPVVLVGHSWAGVVISDAGNNDKVKSLVYVAAFAPDNGQSIADVTQGLPAPAWAGELHKDAGGFARLSDKAIAQDFAPDLPPAQQRIVAATQGPWYSGCISEKVSQAAWHAKPSTFVVATQDKMIDPALQETMAKRIGATVARVNGSHVAMLSQPKAVADAIIAAAERAKQDTQ; from the coding sequence ATGGCCGGTTTGATGAAACGCGTTCTGGTGTCCGCCGCGGTGATCGGCGGATTGTTCGGTGCGGTCGCGGCGCAGGCTGCGCCGACGAAGGACCTTAAGGGCACGAACGTCGTGCTCGTACACGGCGCGTTCGCTGACGGGTCGAGCTGGAACCGCGTGATTCCGCTGCTCGAGGCACGCGGGCTGCACGTGGTGTCGGTGCAGAATCCGCTGAGCTCGCTCGCCGACGATGCGGCCGCGACGAAGCGCACGATCGACGAGCAGAGGGGGCCGGTCGTGCTGGTTGGCCATTCATGGGCCGGCGTCGTGATCAGCGATGCCGGCAACAACGACAAGGTGAAGTCGCTCGTGTACGTCGCGGCGTTCGCGCCCGACAACGGCCAGTCGATCGCCGATGTCACGCAAGGATTGCCGGCGCCGGCATGGGCCGGCGAGCTGCACAAGGATGCAGGCGGTTTCGCCCGGCTGTCGGACAAGGCGATCGCGCAGGATTTCGCGCCGGACTTGCCGCCTGCGCAACAGCGCATCGTTGCCGCGACCCAGGGGCCGTGGTATAGCGGTTGCATTTCGGAGAAGGTCTCACAGGCCGCGTGGCATGCGAAGCCATCGACGTTCGTCGTCGCGACGCAGGACAAGATGATCGATCCTGCGCTGCAGGAAACGATGGCGAAGCGGATCGGCGCGACGGTTGCGCGTGTGAACGGCAGCCATGTCGCGATGCTGAGCCAGCCGAAGGCCGTGGCCGACGCGATCATCGCGGCCGCCGAACGCGCGAAGCAGGATACGCAGTGA
- a CDS encoding amidase family protein: protein MTELWQLSATELAKRVRQREVSAREVADAVLDRLDAVNPAINAVVEHRPDDVRRQADEVDRALARGDDPGPLAGVPVTVKINIDQAGFATTNGTRLQENLIAQADSPVVANIRKAGGILLGRTNSPTFALRWFTSNLVHGHTRNPRNVSLTPGGSSGGAAAAVAAGIGPLAVGTDIGGSVRYPAYACGVHGIRPSLGRVPAFNASSPERAVGAQLMSTAGPIARTIDDLSLALRAFAAPDPRDPWNVAVPFDGHEVPKRAALCVRPGGLQVVPDVEAALRDAARRLVDAGWTVDEIDDTPPMREAALLQEQLWLGDGFDALANSVEKDGDPGAAAVIAAVRGKVRDLPADVISRALVRRTTLTRQWRLFLDAYPVLLLPVSSELPFADDLDRQEPDGFERVWEAQLTLRALPAMGLPGLAVTTSLVNGVPVGVQVVATHHREDLCLLAGRDIEARGVSIAPVDPVS from the coding sequence ATGACCGAACTCTGGCAACTGTCCGCAACCGAACTCGCGAAACGCGTGCGTCAGCGTGAAGTGTCCGCGCGCGAAGTGGCGGACGCCGTGCTCGATCGTCTCGATGCAGTGAATCCGGCGATCAATGCGGTGGTCGAACACCGCCCCGACGACGTGCGGCGGCAGGCCGACGAAGTCGATCGCGCGCTCGCGCGTGGCGACGATCCGGGGCCGCTCGCGGGCGTGCCCGTCACCGTGAAGATCAACATCGATCAGGCGGGATTTGCGACGACCAACGGCACACGCCTGCAGGAAAACCTGATCGCACAGGCCGACAGCCCGGTGGTCGCCAATATCCGGAAGGCTGGCGGAATCCTGCTGGGCCGCACCAATTCACCGACGTTCGCATTGCGTTGGTTCACGTCGAATCTCGTACATGGCCACACGCGCAATCCGCGCAACGTGTCGCTGACGCCGGGCGGATCGAGCGGCGGTGCGGCGGCCGCGGTGGCGGCCGGGATCGGCCCGCTTGCGGTCGGTACCGACATCGGCGGCTCGGTGCGCTACCCGGCGTATGCGTGTGGCGTGCACGGGATCCGGCCGTCGCTCGGCCGCGTGCCGGCGTTCAATGCGTCGTCGCCCGAGCGTGCGGTCGGCGCGCAGCTGATGTCGACGGCGGGGCCGATCGCGCGCACGATCGACGACTTGTCGCTCGCGCTGCGTGCATTCGCTGCGCCGGACCCGCGCGATCCATGGAATGTGGCTGTGCCGTTCGACGGGCACGAGGTGCCGAAGCGCGCGGCGCTGTGCGTGCGCCCGGGCGGCTTGCAGGTCGTGCCCGACGTGGAGGCCGCGTTGCGTGATGCCGCGCGCCGGCTGGTCGACGCGGGCTGGACCGTCGACGAGATCGACGATACGCCGCCGATGCGCGAAGCTGCGTTGCTGCAGGAACAGCTATGGCTCGGCGACGGTTTCGATGCGTTGGCGAATTCGGTCGAGAAGGACGGCGATCCGGGCGCGGCGGCGGTGATTGCCGCGGTGCGCGGCAAGGTGCGTGACCTGCCGGCCGACGTGATCAGCCGGGCGCTGGTCCGGCGTACGACGCTGACGCGACAATGGCGGCTGTTTCTCGACGCGTATCCGGTGTTGCTGCTGCCCGTCTCATCGGAACTGCCGTTCGCCGACGATCTCGACCGCCAGGAGCCGGACGGCTTCGAGCGCGTGTGGGAAGCGCAACTCACGTTGCGCGCGCTGCCCGCGATGGGGCTGCCGGGGCTGGCCGTCACGACGTCGCTCGTGAACGGCGTGCCGGTGGGCGTGCAGGTGGTGGCTACGCATCATCGCGAGGATCTGTGTCTGCTCGCAGGGCGCGATATCGAAGCGCGTGGCGTGTCGATCGCGCCGGTCGATCCGGTGTCGTGA
- a CDS encoding helix-turn-helix domain-containing protein yields the protein MSDLIHHFGANVRKLREARTWSQEQLAEHAGLNRSYVGEIERGEAIASIVTADKIARAFDVSISMLLPGVYVT from the coding sequence ATGAGCGACCTCATCCATCACTTCGGCGCCAACGTGCGCAAGCTGCGCGAAGCCCGCACGTGGTCGCAGGAGCAGCTGGCCGAGCACGCGGGGTTGAACCGTTCGTATGTCGGCGAGATCGAGCGTGGCGAGGCGATCGCGTCGATCGTCACGGCCGACAAGATCGCGCGCGCGTTCGACGTTTCGATCTCGATGCTGCTGCCGGGCGTGTACGTCACCTGA
- the epsC gene encoding serine O-acetyltransferase EpsC, translating into MAAFDIDDIVQSLQTVRRAWREKQRRSLEPGGRDLPAREALAQIIGALKGVLFPMRLGPPDLRQESENFHVAHALDAALNALLAQVTLELRYAARQRNADGPPPDRVDDVASKAVQAFAARLPEIRRLLDSDVLAAFHGDPAAGSVDEVLLCYPGILAMIHHRLAHELYGLGLPLLARIIAEQAHAETGIDIHPGARIGAGFFIDHGTGVVIGETAIIGERVRVYQAVTLGAKRFPRDAAGHLEKGLARHPIVEDDVVIYAGATILGRVTIGRGAVIGGNVWLTQDVPAGENVTQAVLRSEANAVPRAAARVA; encoded by the coding sequence ATGGCCGCATTTGACATCGACGACATCGTTCAATCGCTGCAGACGGTGCGCCGCGCGTGGCGCGAGAAGCAGCGGCGCTCGCTCGAACCGGGTGGGCGCGACCTGCCTGCGCGCGAAGCGCTTGCGCAGATCATCGGCGCGCTGAAGGGCGTGCTGTTTCCGATGCGGCTCGGGCCGCCGGATCTTCGGCAGGAAAGCGAGAACTTCCACGTGGCCCATGCGCTCGACGCGGCGTTGAATGCGCTGCTCGCGCAGGTGACGCTCGAATTGCGTTACGCCGCGCGCCAGCGCAATGCCGACGGGCCGCCGCCCGATCGCGTCGATGACGTCGCGTCGAAAGCCGTGCAGGCCTTTGCCGCGCGATTGCCCGAGATCCGCCGGCTGCTCGACAGCGACGTGCTGGCCGCGTTCCACGGCGATCCGGCGGCCGGCAGCGTCGACGAGGTGCTGCTGTGCTACCCGGGCATCCTCGCGATGATCCATCACCGGCTCGCGCACGAGCTGTACGGCCTCGGCCTGCCGCTGCTTGCGCGGATCATCGCCGAACAGGCGCATGCGGAAACGGGCATCGACATTCATCCGGGCGCGCGTATCGGCGCGGGCTTCTTCATCGATCACGGCACGGGTGTGGTGATCGGCGAAACGGCGATCATCGGCGAGCGCGTGCGCGTGTACCAGGCTGTCACGCTCGGCGCGAAGCGCTTCCCGCGCGATGCGGCCGGCCATCTGGAGAAAGGGCTCGCACGCCATCCGATCGTCGAGGACGACGTCGTGATCTATGCGGGCGCGACCATTCTCGGCCGCGTGACGATCGGGCGCGGCGCGGTGATCGGCGGCAACGTGTGGCTCACGCAGGACGTGCCGGCCGGCGAAAACGTCACGCAGGCCGTGCTGCGCAGCGAAGCGAACGCCGTGCCGCGCGCGGCGGCGCGGGTTGCCTAG
- a CDS encoding cytochrome P460 family protein, with protein MRAGMGVVQRGARRVLVAGVLLGGALSASGPAAFAEQPKPAAAASPIYGVTIPPGYRKWEMVAPAEEAAPLDELRVVLGNPVAIRALEQATLPFPDGTILVKLAYKRKQSDEFASATVPGKATTVQVMVKDSRRYASTGGWGFGRFINGVPADIGQHQTCFACHQALVKNHDYVFTRLAP; from the coding sequence ATGCGGGCTGGCATGGGCGTAGTGCAGCGCGGCGCGCGCCGCGTGCTCGTCGCGGGCGTGCTGCTGGGCGGCGCGCTGTCGGCGAGCGGGCCGGCCGCGTTCGCGGAGCAACCGAAGCCGGCCGCGGCTGCATCGCCGATCTACGGCGTGACGATCCCGCCTGGGTACCGGAAGTGGGAAATGGTCGCACCGGCCGAGGAGGCCGCGCCGCTCGACGAACTGCGCGTGGTGCTCGGCAACCCCGTTGCGATCCGCGCGCTCGAACAGGCGACGCTGCCGTTTCCGGACGGCACGATCCTCGTGAAGCTTGCGTACAAGCGCAAGCAGTCCGACGAGTTCGCGTCGGCGACAGTACCCGGCAAGGCGACGACCGTGCAGGTGATGGTGAAGGATTCGCGCCGCTATGCGTCGACGGGCGGTTGGGGCTTCGGGCGCTTCATCAACGGCGTGCCGGCCGATATCGGCCAGCATCAGACGTGCTTTGCGTGTCACCAGGCATTGGTGAAGAACCATGACTACGTGTTCACGCGGCTTGCACCGTGA
- a CDS encoding rhodanese-like domain-containing protein, which yields MTVGLEERTAAQQALEDARAAAVAAGTPYAGGVAPEAAWALFSAGDALLVDVRTAEERKFVGHVPESLHVPWATGTSLTRNPRFVRELEAKTGKEAVVLLLCRSGNRSAQAAEAATKGGFTQVFNVLEGFEGDLDERQHRGSQNGWRLRGLPWAQD from the coding sequence ATGACGGTTGGACTGGAAGAACGAACCGCTGCACAGCAGGCGCTCGAAGACGCGCGCGCGGCGGCGGTGGCGGCCGGCACGCCCTATGCGGGTGGCGTTGCGCCGGAAGCCGCGTGGGCGTTGTTCTCGGCCGGCGATGCATTGCTGGTGGATGTACGCACGGCGGAGGAACGGAAATTCGTCGGCCACGTGCCGGAGTCGCTGCATGTGCCGTGGGCGACCGGCACGAGCCTGACGCGCAACCCGCGCTTCGTGCGCGAGCTGGAAGCGAAGACCGGCAAGGAGGCCGTCGTGCTGTTGTTGTGCCGCAGCGGAAACCGCTCGGCGCAGGCGGCCGAGGCCGCGACAAAGGGCGGTTTCACGCAGGTATTCAATGTGCTCGAAGGCTTCGAGGGTGACCTCGACGAGCGGCAGCATCGCGGTAGCCAGAACGGTTGGCGCTTGCGTGGCCTGCCGTGGGCGCAGGACTGA
- a CDS encoding DUF4148 domain-containing protein produces the protein MKAARILAVAVLAVAPVLSFADTGHSLTRADVRAELVRLEQAGYNPARSEPHYPEDVIAALQVARSDQNGPSKSQGDNVADASTPAGHRDSAQSRAARNAADDLYAHS, from the coding sequence ATGAAAGCCGCTCGAATCCTCGCCGTTGCCGTCCTCGCCGTCGCTCCCGTTTTGTCGTTCGCCGATACCGGCCACAGCCTCACGCGTGCCGACGTGCGTGCCGAACTCGTCCGCCTCGAACAGGCCGGCTACAACCCGGCACGTAGCGAGCCGCACTACCCGGAAGACGTTATCGCCGCGCTGCAGGTGGCGCGTTCCGACCAGAACGGCCCGTCGAAGTCGCAAGGCGACAACGTGGCCGATGCGTCGACGCCTGCCGGCCATCGCGACTCGGCGCAATCGCGCGCCGCACGGAATGCGGCCGACGACCTGTACGCGCATTCGTGA